The Salipiger profundus region CATGCGCGTGCGGTCGAGATGCTGCGCACGTCAGTTCCGCAAAAAGTCATCGGCGACCTTTTGGGGCATCGCTCAACCGCGTCGACGGCCCCCTACCTCAAGCTTGCCACCGAGGATCTCAGGGCCATTGCGCTTGATGTGCCGGGTGCGGAGGGGCTGGCATGACCGCTCGCTGGCCCGATCCCGATCGCACGATCATTGACCACCATCTCACCGGCCTTGGTCTGCGCAGCATGAAAAGTCGAACCTGCTACCGGCAGGTCTTGCACGGCTTCCAGGACGTCGCCGAGCATCACAGCGAACTTGGTCAGGATGTGCTGGTCGCGTGGCTGCGGGTATCGGCTGAATGCTGGGCAGCGACTACGCTGCTGCACCGCACCCGCATCGTTGACAGGTTCCTCGATCACCTTCTGATTACCGAGGCGATCGAGCGCAATCCCGTCACCACCCTGCGCGAAGCATGCAGTATCAAGCAGTGCATGCCAGTCTGGCGCGCTCTGGCATCGCACGATCCGGAAAAGGCCCTTGCCGAGTTGCGTCGGCCCCGGCCGTTCGGCAGCGTGCTGGGAGAGGTTTTGGCTGAGCACGTCGCGCTGATGCGGAACCGGGGGTACAAATACACTTCGCAGTCTGCCCGGTTGTTGAGATTTGACCAGTTCCTGCAGCTGAACCCGGCGCTCCAGGAGCAGCCGGTCGGGGTGATGCTCACACACTGGGCGGCGGCGAAATCCACGCGCAATCACGCCGTCGAATGTGAAAATCTCAGGCGCACCCTGACGAAAATCTTCCGTCACCGGGACCCATCGATCCCATCACGCAGGCCGGACCCGCGACCGCAGAAGGACGTG contains the following coding sequences:
- a CDS encoding tyrosine-type recombinase/integrase → MTARWPDPDRTIIDHHLTGLGLRSMKSRTCYRQVLHGFQDVAEHHSELGQDVLVAWLRVSAECWAATTLLHRTRIVDRFLDHLLITEAIERNPVTTLREACSIKQCMPVWRALASHDPEKALAELRRPRPFGSVLGEVLAEHVALMRNRGYKYTSQSARLLRFDQFLQLNPALQEQPVGVMLTHWAAAKSTRNHAVECENLRRTLTKIFRHRDPSIPSRRPDPRPQKDVVKQWRKPHIYSPADIRRMLDVARSFPSPRSPLRPLTIYTMLVLAYCAGLRRGELARLDLGDINLQSGTITVRQTKFFKTRILPLPASVVVELRAYIKARRRAGASQDPCAGLFWHEQGRTRRYTPEMITWLLTNVTRRAGFKPLQGRTGPRVHDLRHSMVVNRILEWYKAGINPQDRLPFLATYLGHRDINSTLVYITVTQDLLHHASERFRAVGAPCLDLGQGVRS